Proteins from a single region of Nodularia sp. LEGE 06071:
- the aroF gene encoding 3-deoxy-7-phosphoheptulonate synthase has translation MIVVMKSGSPEMEINRISEELISRGLIPEKIIGQNKVVIGLVGETASLDPLQIQELSPWIEQVLRVELPYKRASRQFRHGEASEVVVNTPDGDVTFGEHHPLIVVAGPCSVENEEMIVETAQRVKAAGAKFLRGGAYKPRTSPYAFQGHGESALELLAKARAVSGLGIITEVMDAAELDMIAEVADVIQVGARNMQNFSLLKKVGAQPKPILLKRGMAATIEDWLMAAEYILAAGNPNVILCERGIRTFDRQHTRNTLDLSVVPVLRKLTHLPIMIDPSHGTGWSEFVPSMAMAAIAAGTDSLMIEVHPNPAKALSDGPQSLTPERFDYLMQQLGVIGNAVGRWPQPVVAVTN, from the coding sequence ATGATTGTAGTCATGAAAAGCGGTTCCCCAGAAATGGAAATCAACCGCATTAGCGAGGAACTAATTAGCCGGGGACTAATACCAGAAAAAATCATTGGTCAAAACAAAGTGGTAATTGGTCTGGTAGGTGAAACAGCTAGCTTAGACCCGTTACAAATTCAGGAACTCAGCCCCTGGATTGAGCAAGTATTGCGGGTAGAGTTACCATACAAACGAGCTAGCCGCCAGTTTCGTCATGGGGAAGCTTCTGAGGTGGTGGTGAATACTCCCGATGGAGACGTGACATTTGGAGAACACCATCCTTTAATCGTTGTTGCTGGCCCTTGTTCCGTAGAAAATGAAGAGATGATCGTAGAAACGGCACAGCGCGTTAAAGCCGCAGGAGCTAAATTTTTACGTGGTGGAGCATATAAACCCCGAACTTCGCCTTACGCCTTTCAAGGTCATGGCGAAAGTGCTTTGGAATTGTTGGCAAAGGCGCGAGCAGTGAGTGGTTTGGGGATTATTACAGAAGTAATGGATGCTGCTGAACTGGATATGATCGCTGAGGTTGCTGATGTCATCCAGGTGGGGGCAAGAAATATGCAAAACTTCTCTTTACTGAAAAAAGTGGGGGCGCAACCAAAACCCATTCTTTTAAAGCGGGGAATGGCAGCTACTATTGAGGATTGGTTGATGGCGGCTGAGTATATTTTGGCAGCAGGAAACCCGAATGTGATTTTATGTGAGCGGGGAATTCGGACTTTTGACCGCCAACACACTCGCAATACTTTGGATTTGTCAGTAGTACCAGTATTAAGAAAGCTCACTCACTTGCCAATTATGATTGACCCCAGTCATGGCACGGGCTGGTCTGAATTTGTACCTTCGATGGCTATGGCGGCGATCGCAGCTGGCACTGATTCTCTGATGATTGAGGTTCACCCCAACCCTGCTAAGGCTTTATCTGATGGGCCGCAATCTCTGACACCAGAACGTTTTGATTATTTAATGCAACAATTAGGCGTGATTGGTAACGCTGTCGGACGTTGGCCGCAACCAGTCGTTGCTGTAACTAATTAG
- a CDS encoding universal stress protein, whose amino-acid sequence MIDKILLAVSGLGHAEEMLKTLKEMPSIQSAKVTVLHVVPPQSTASAMTDKWEEGGKILANAIQSLNLDPSQVSSILRQGDPKDVVCQVADEMDANLIIMGSRGLKRLQSILSNSVSQYVFQLSSRPMLLVKDDIYVKKIKRVMVAMDNSDSAKKCLSLALFLLRDIPGSQLILTNVTTDLRGKTSEVTDINPEKNSVLAEAVAEAQKYGVQTRCVTSSGKPGEEICRQAEELNTDLLLIGSPDRRPSVAKSFVDIDRLIGASLSDYVRVNATCPVLLARTVA is encoded by the coding sequence ATGATTGATAAAATTTTGCTAGCGGTTTCTGGCTTGGGCCATGCAGAAGAAATGCTCAAAACCTTAAAGGAGATGCCATCAATCCAATCCGCAAAGGTTACAGTTTTGCACGTTGTACCTCCCCAAAGTACTGCGTCTGCAATGACAGATAAATGGGAAGAGGGTGGTAAAATCCTGGCTAATGCCATTCAGTCTCTGAATTTAGACCCCAGTCAGGTGTCTTCAATTTTGCGGCAAGGTGATCCCAAGGATGTAGTTTGCCAGGTAGCAGATGAAATGGATGCTAACTTAATTATTATGGGTTCACGGGGACTCAAGCGTCTGCAATCAATTTTATCTAACTCGGTGAGTCAGTATGTTTTCCAGCTATCTTCTCGCCCCATGTTGCTGGTAAAAGATGACATTTATGTCAAAAAAATTAAGCGCGTGATGGTAGCGATGGATAATTCTGATTCTGCCAAAAAATGCTTAAGTTTGGCTCTGTTTTTGTTACGAGATATTCCGGGTAGTCAGTTAATTTTGACTAATGTTACTACAGATTTGCGTGGCAAAACATCTGAAGTGACGGATATTAACCCAGAGAAAAATTCAGTTTTGGCAGAAGCGGTTGCCGAAGCCCAAAAATACGGTGTGCAAACTCGTTGTGTCACTAGTAGCGGCAAACCAGGTGAAGAAATTTGTCGCCAGGCAGAAGAGTTAAATACAGACTTATTGTTGATCGGATCTCCAGACCGTCGGCCATCGGTGGCTAAGAGTTTTGTCGATATAGACAGACTTATCGGTGCTTCTTTGTCTGACTATGTTCGAGTGAATGCCACTTGTCCTGTGTTGTTGGCGCGGACTGTGGCTTAA
- a CDS encoding 3-deoxy-7-phosphoheptulonate synthase, translating to MHNKLFNTNIKNSHVLLTPNEVKSKLPLTKSAEQTVLQHRQEIKNILDFQDSRKFIVVGPCSIHDTQAALEYSQRLKVLAERVKDKLLLIMRVYFEKPRTTVGWKGLINDPDMDDSFHVEKGLLTARSLLIKIAELGLPAGTEALDPIIPQYISELITWSAIGARTTESQTHREMASGLSMPVGFKNGTDGNIQVALNALQSAKSSHNFLGINHKGQVSVFETRGNPYGHVILRGGSQPNFDAENVQLVEEKLKAANLSPRIVIDCSHGNTNKDYTLQPTVLENVIQQIVDGNTSIVGVMLESNLYEGNQPMTGKREELKYGVSVTDKCISWDETEKTILAAYEKLS from the coding sequence ATGCACAATAAATTATTTAATACTAACATCAAGAACTCTCACGTATTACTAACACCCAATGAAGTAAAATCAAAATTGCCTTTAACTAAATCGGCTGAACAGACTGTTTTGCAACATAGACAGGAAATCAAAAATATTCTCGATTTTCAGGACAGCAGAAAATTTATTGTCGTTGGCCCATGCTCAATTCATGATACACAAGCAGCCCTCGAATATTCCCAGAGATTGAAAGTTCTGGCTGAACGAGTCAAGGATAAACTGCTACTGATTATGAGGGTGTACTTTGAAAAACCCAGAACTACGGTAGGATGGAAAGGATTGATTAATGATCCAGATATGGATGATTCTTTTCATGTAGAAAAAGGTTTATTAACTGCACGTAGCCTACTGATAAAAATAGCAGAGTTGGGTTTACCGGCTGGTACAGAAGCACTAGATCCGATTATACCTCAATATATTAGTGAATTGATTACATGGTCTGCCATTGGCGCACGCACTACGGAATCACAAACCCATCGCGAAATGGCTAGTGGTCTTTCCATGCCTGTAGGTTTTAAAAATGGTACTGATGGTAATATTCAAGTAGCTTTAAATGCTTTGCAATCAGCTAAAAGCTCTCATAATTTCCTGGGTATTAATCATAAGGGACAAGTCAGTGTCTTTGAAACGAGGGGAAATCCCTATGGTCACGTTATCCTCCGCGGTGGTAGTCAGCCTAACTTTGACGCAGAAAATGTCCAACTGGTAGAAGAAAAATTAAAAGCGGCTAATTTATCACCAAGAATTGTGATTGACTGTAGCCACGGAAATACCAATAAAGATTACACATTACAACCGACTGTGTTAGAAAATGTCATTCAACAAATAGTTGATGGTAATACATCAATAGTCGGTGTGATGCTGGAATCAAACTTGTATGAAGGTAATCAACCGATGACTGGTAAGCGAGAAGAATTAAAGTATGGTGTTTCTGTAACTGATAAATGTATTAGTTGGGATGAAACCGAAAAAACTATTTTGGCTGCTTACGAAAAACTAAGTTAA
- a CDS encoding photosystem II reaction center protein K: MEAALLLAKLPEAYQIFDPLVDVLPIIPVFFLLLAFVWQAAVGFR; the protein is encoded by the coding sequence ATGGAAGCAGCATTGTTATTAGCAAAATTGCCTGAAGCTTACCAAATCTTCGATCCTTTGGTAGATGTTCTCCCAATTATTCCCGTATTTTTCTTGTTGTTGGCTTTTGTATGGCAAGCAGCCGTTGGATTCAGGTAA
- a CDS encoding cyanophycinase, producing MTNITTKRQLVIIGGAEDRDGDSQILREFVRRAGGIKAKIVIMTAAAELPRDVGDDYIKVFERLGSEGVRILDTETRDDASSSTALEAIAQATGIFFTGGDQARITSILKDTEIDAAIHQRFSEGIVVAGTSAGAAVMPDKMIVEGDAQTHPRMEIVDIGPGLGFLPGVVIDQHFSQRGRLGRLLSALVQEPAVLGFGIDENTAMVVTEHEIEVIGEGSVTIIDESEATNNMGEILKDEPLAIFAAKLHILPNGYKFDLNTRQPILNQSAVENVSIPVTSPNI from the coding sequence ATGACGAATATTACAACTAAACGCCAATTGGTGATTATTGGGGGAGCTGAAGACAGAGATGGAGATTCCCAAATTCTGCGGGAGTTTGTGCGCCGGGCTGGGGGTATCAAGGCCAAGATTGTGATTATGACAGCTGCCGCGGAACTACCAAGGGATGTAGGAGATGATTATATTAAAGTGTTTGAACGTCTAGGATCTGAAGGAGTTCGCATCCTTGACACAGAAACCCGTGATGATGCGTCTTCATCCACAGCTTTGGAAGCGATCGCACAAGCAACTGGGATATTTTTTACAGGGGGAGACCAGGCTCGGATTACCAGCATCCTCAAGGATACTGAAATAGATGCAGCAATTCATCAACGCTTCTCGGAAGGTATAGTTGTAGCAGGTACAAGCGCCGGAGCCGCAGTCATGCCTGATAAAATGATTGTGGAAGGCGATGCTCAAACCCATCCGCGAATGGAAATTGTGGACATCGGGCCGGGTCTGGGTTTTCTCCCAGGTGTAGTCATTGACCAGCATTTTTCGCAGCGCGGACGCTTGGGACGTTTACTTTCTGCATTAGTCCAAGAACCTGCCGTATTAGGATTTGGCATTGATGAGAATACCGCAATGGTAGTCACTGAGCATGAAATTGAAGTCATTGGAGAAGGTTCGGTAACCATTATTGATGAGTCTGAAGCTACAAACAATATGGGCGAAATCCTCAAGGATGAGCCGTTGGCGATTTTTGCAGCGAAACTGCATATTTTGCCAAATGGTTATAAATTTGATCTCAACACTCGCCAACCTATATTGAATCAAAGTGCTGTGGAAAATGTCTCTATCCCAGTTACTTCCCCAAACATCTAA
- the rpsO gene encoding 30S ribosomal protein S15, producing the protein MALTQQRKQEIMSNYQVHETDTGSAEVQVAMLSDRISRLSLHLQGNKKDHSSRRGLLKMIGQRKRLLAYIQQGSREKYQGLIARLGIRG; encoded by the coding sequence ATGGCTCTGACGCAACAGCGCAAACAAGAAATAATGTCGAACTATCAAGTTCACGAAACCGATACTGGATCTGCCGAAGTTCAAGTGGCCATGTTAAGCGATCGCATTAGTCGCCTCAGCTTACATCTCCAGGGAAATAAAAAAGACCATTCTTCCCGGCGAGGATTATTGAAGATGATTGGTCAGCGCAAGCGTCTTCTCGCCTATATTCAGCAAGGAAGTCGGGAAAAATATCAAGGTTTAATTGCTCGTCTCGGTATTCGGGGATAG
- a CDS encoding DUF1517 domain-containing protein, whose translation MRAFNQMMGRTRYVVCRLFLHLAGSDVAPILGVLNSTAREAIAADGDLKDLGEGLVEICETLLRYDESWLSAANEGEVFWDEGEAGDYVNELFSDSGERYGADLDINSASSSDASFSVPVTRNVIVMLTVAYEGEVPDLEADLSNIPALKDALKALINLHYKEKLRAIQIHFSPAQLGDELTNDHLFQYYPELIPL comes from the coding sequence ATGCGGGCGTTTAATCAAATGATGGGTCGGACTCGGTATGTGGTGTGTCGCTTGTTTTTGCATTTAGCCGGGTCTGATGTCGCACCAATTCTGGGAGTATTAAATAGTACAGCACGGGAAGCGATCGCAGCTGATGGTGACCTGAAAGATTTAGGAGAAGGATTAGTCGAAATTTGCGAAACCCTATTGCGATACGATGAATCTTGGCTTTCTGCTGCCAATGAAGGTGAAGTATTCTGGGATGAAGGTGAGGCGGGAGATTACGTCAATGAATTATTTAGTGACTCTGGCGAACGCTATGGTGCAGACCTTGATATAAATTCCGCTTCTAGTTCAGATGCATCTTTTTCTGTCCCTGTAACCCGCAACGTCATTGTCATGCTCACTGTCGCTTATGAAGGTGAAGTTCCGGATTTAGAAGCTGACCTCTCCAACATCCCAGCATTAAAGGATGCTTTAAAAGCTTTAATCAATTTGCACTATAAAGAAAAACTGCGCGCCATTCAGATACATTTCTCCCCAGCACAGTTAGGTGACGAACTGACTAATGATCATCTATTCCAATATTACCCAGAATTAATTCCTTTGTAA
- the psbM gene encoding photosystem II reaction center protein PsbM, with protein sequence MQVNELGFVASILFVLVPAVFLIVLYIQTASREGGKDS encoded by the coding sequence ATGCAAGTGAATGAACTAGGGTTCGTAGCGAGCATTCTGTTCGTTCTAGTTCCCGCAGTGTTTTTAATAGTTCTTTACATCCAAACTGCTAGCCGTGAAGGTGGAAAAGATTCTTGA
- a CDS encoding PAM68 family protein, with translation MSAEESERNSLPFEPKTKRQKPAKAVSKPQAQPKTSEKQASKQPPFNKEEMAIPQVVSQRMIRRVAGFCGIPTALGITTLVVSYLLAIYSEIQLPPIAVLLVNMGLFGIGVLGITYGVLSASWDEERPGSLWGLGEFSTNWGRMVEVWRETRQKNV, from the coding sequence ATGTCTGCTGAAGAATCTGAGCGCAATAGCTTACCTTTTGAACCAAAAACAAAGCGCCAAAAACCCGCCAAAGCTGTAAGCAAACCACAAGCACAGCCCAAGACCTCTGAAAAACAGGCTAGTAAGCAGCCACCTTTTAATAAAGAAGAGATGGCAATTCCCCAAGTTGTGAGCCAAAGGATGATCCGGCGGGTAGCTGGATTCTGTGGTATTCCCACAGCGTTGGGGATTACAACCCTAGTAGTCAGCTATTTACTCGCTATTTACTCCGAGATCCAATTGCCTCCCATTGCCGTGTTATTGGTGAATATGGGATTATTTGGTATAGGAGTTTTGGGGATAACTTATGGTGTTCTCTCAGCCTCATGGGATGAAGAAAGACCCGGAAGTCTATGGGGTTTGGGTGAATTTAGTACCAATTGGGGTCGAATGGTGGAAGTTTGGCGAGAAACTCGGCAAAAAAACGTATGA
- a CDS encoding pentapeptide repeat-containing protein → MTVEELLEQYAAGVINFTGISLCEANLNGVKLSGINFSAADLSIVNFSGANLSGANLSHTKLNVARLSGANLENVILNNSSLNVANLIRADLTGAQLRGASLVRAELIRANLSRADLFEANLNSADLREATLRQANLRYANLSGANLRGSSLIRANLEMANLNATDLSRTNLSGATMRDAELKQANLSHANLSGADLSNANLRWADLKGANLSWADLSGAKFSGANLIGANLSNANLTNASLVHANLNQATLINVEWVGADLTSAILTGAKLHSTSRFGLKTEGITCEWIDLSPTGDRSIIQKFACEDARDFFNETSPTIRIIIDAPLEHEANFALAGSYYQIAQEYRGLKQPPSVEISRRRTVLTFPVDNDQSLLATACIAILPFQDAINTQKNIYTILEMLNREDIFHLGLKAPDQIQQLTRLTQEAISQGRIITQMKRNLELAAKLKFCRRPTQTILTNSSAQTLIVYDHPNFGKRFINSSAQDMKFLPKISSEAATFIPPAVNMVVDFINSFHYISQ, encoded by the coding sequence ATGACTGTAGAAGAGTTGCTAGAACAATACGCAGCAGGAGTTATTAACTTTACTGGTATTAGCCTTTGTGAAGCTAACCTGAATGGTGTCAAACTCAGCGGCATAAATTTCAGCGCAGCTGACTTAAGTATAGTTAACTTCAGTGGTGCAAACCTTAGCGGTGCTAACTTGAGTCATACCAAGCTGAATGTAGCTAGACTGAGTGGCGCAAATCTTGAAAATGTGATTCTGAATAATTCTAGTTTAAATGTCGCTAATTTAATTCGAGCCGATTTGACTGGCGCTCAACTGCGAGGAGCATCCCTAGTTCGGGCTGAATTAATTCGGGCTAACCTCAGTCGTGCTGACTTGTTCGAGGCTAACTTGAATAGTGCCGATTTACGAGAAGCTACACTCCGCCAAGCTAATCTTCGCTACGCTAACTTAAGCGGAGCAAATTTGAGAGGTAGCTCATTAATCAGGGCTAACTTAGAAATGGCTAACCTCAACGCCACTGATTTGAGTCGTACTAACCTCAGTGGTGCGACGATGCGAGATGCTGAACTCAAACAAGCTAATCTCAGTCATGCTAATCTCAGTGGTGCCGATTTGAGTAACGCAAATCTCCGGTGGGCTGATTTAAAGGGCGCAAATCTTTCTTGGGCTGATTTAAGTGGAGCTAAATTCAGTGGAGCTAATTTAATTGGTGCAAACTTGAGTAATGCCAATTTAACAAATGCCAGTTTAGTCCATGCTAATTTGAATCAGGCAACCTTAATTAACGTCGAATGGGTCGGTGCAGACTTAACGAGTGCGATTTTAACAGGGGCAAAACTTCATTCTACCTCCCGCTTTGGTCTAAAAACTGAAGGCATCACTTGCGAATGGATTGATTTAAGTCCCACAGGCGATCGCTCCATTATTCAAAAATTTGCTTGTGAAGATGCACGAGACTTTTTCAATGAAACCTCACCCACCATCCGCATTATTATTGATGCACCCCTAGAACACGAAGCTAATTTTGCTCTAGCTGGTTCTTATTACCAAATTGCTCAGGAATATCGCGGACTCAAACAACCCCCCAGCGTAGAAATTAGTCGTCGCCGGACTGTCTTGACTTTCCCGGTAGACAACGACCAAAGCTTATTAGCTACAGCTTGTATCGCTATTCTGCCATTTCAAGATGCTATTAATACCCAGAAAAACATTTACACAATCCTGGAAATGTTGAACAGAGAAGATATATTTCATTTAGGGTTAAAAGCACCCGATCAAATACAGCAATTAACTAGGCTGACCCAGGAAGCTATTAGTCAGGGGCGGATAATTACACAAATGAAAAGAAATTTGGAATTAGCCGCCAAATTAAAGTTCTGTAGAAGACCTACCCAGACAATATTGACCAATTCCAGCGCTCAAACTTTAATTGTGTATGATCACCCTAACTTTGGTAAACGATTTATTAATTCCTCAGCTCAAGATATGAAATTTTTACCTAAGATATCCAGCGAAGCTGCTACATTTATACCACCTGCTGTAAATATGGTTGTGGATTTTATTAACAGCTTTCACTACATCAGTCAATAG
- a CDS encoding prephenate/arogenate dehydrogenase, producing MKIGILGLGLIGGSLGYDLRSQGHHVLGVSRRESTCERAIALGSVDQASVDMSLLAAAEVVFICTPISLIIPQLQVLIDHVPVTTVITDVGSVKAPIVQAIAPVWENFIGGHPMAGTADSGIEAAQRDLFVDRPYVLTPDATTPKTAISVVEEIVRSLGANLYYCQPDQHDRAVSLISHLPVMVSAALIAACMGETDHQVLQLAQNLASSGFRDTSRVGGGNPELGVMMAQYNRSALLNSLQQYRQNLDELTNLIEQEDWAGLELKLQSTGKARPKFVE from the coding sequence ATGAAAATTGGTATTTTGGGACTGGGATTGATCGGCGGTTCTTTGGGTTATGATCTGCGATCGCAAGGTCATCATGTGTTAGGAGTCAGTCGCCGGGAATCTACCTGTGAAAGAGCGATCGCTTTAGGTAGCGTTGATCAAGCATCTGTGGACATGAGCCTGTTAGCAGCCGCCGAAGTTGTTTTTATTTGTACACCTATTAGTCTTATTATTCCCCAATTACAGGTGCTAATCGATCATGTGCCTGTAACTACGGTAATCACCGATGTTGGTTCAGTCAAAGCACCCATTGTCCAGGCGATCGCTCCGGTGTGGGAAAATTTCATCGGTGGTCACCCGATGGCGGGAACGGCAGATAGTGGCATAGAAGCCGCACAACGGGATTTATTTGTGGATAGACCCTATGTTCTCACACCAGATGCGACAACACCAAAGACAGCGATTTCAGTTGTAGAAGAAATTGTGCGATCGCTTGGGGCTAATCTTTATTATTGCCAACCAGATCAACATGACCGTGCTGTCAGTTTAATTTCCCATTTACCTGTAATGGTCAGTGCGGCCTTAATTGCTGCTTGCATGGGTGAAACTGATCACCAAGTGCTGCAATTAGCCCAAAATCTAGCTAGTTCAGGTTTTCGGGATACCAGCCGTGTAGGTGGTGGTAACCCAGAATTAGGGGTAATGATGGCGCAGTATAACCGCTCCGCATTGCTAAATTCATTACAACAATATCGCCAAAATCTTGATGAATTAACTAACTTAATTGAGCAAGAAGATTGGGCAGGTTTAGAACTAAAATTACAGTCAACGGGAAAAGCACGACCAAAATTTGTTGAGTAA
- a CDS encoding 2Fe-2S iron-sulfur cluster-binding protein: MGNIKFVKENKEVIAADGANLRLKAMQNGIDIYKLIGKMTNCGGAGQCGTCIVEIVEGMENLSPRTNVENQKFKKKPDNYRLACQTLVNGPVSVVTKP; this comes from the coding sequence ATGGGTAACATCAAATTTGTCAAAGAAAATAAAGAAGTAATAGCAGCTGATGGGGCTAACCTTCGACTCAAAGCCATGCAAAATGGCATTGACATCTATAAATTAATTGGCAAAATGACCAATTGCGGTGGTGCTGGTCAATGTGGTACTTGCATTGTAGAGATAGTCGAAGGAATGGAAAACCTTTCCCCACGCACAAATGTAGAGAACCAAAAGTTTAAAAAAAAGCCTGATAATTACCGTCTCGCCTGTCAAACCCTAGTCAATGGACCAGTTAGTGTAGTCACAAAACCCTAA
- a CDS encoding cyanophycin synthetase, whose translation MIQHKSNSLVLINARKTDVFDIFNFKHYEGSNPYLDTRALVFDFALIESRQPVPIEEYISRIGDRFGQLREQTYPSHAHLFARVASEVGKLDMGLHLNRWSVKPYADYARISIQSLHESTTRAVIYLVWDWFEAINQNQKFFFDEKLLTIQKKFRDSVYGGPTVYALLRTADKKGIPTFYLWSEALMQYGYGKKQVRGIATTFDCDSHLDSDFTTRKDECKIFMQTLGLPVPEGDIVFSEKEALEVAKEIGYPVAVKPVVGHKGIGVTAGVRNSRELASAYSIALLAIPEDQPARIIVEKSISGTDFRLLCVNGKFVAAIERRPASVIGDGYATIAELIRRENRQPARLDTPTSAMSKIQCDQAMELYLDEQGFSLNSVIKKGRTVYLRKVANLSAGGMSIDATSTIHDDNIILAQDIAQHFRLTCLGIDVIAENLSESWKSNSNFAILEINAAPGILMHLNPAVGESVDVPSRILESFFESGVNSRIPIITFNKISVAELQATIDHILSQHPDWIIGAVCHDAVFVNRSQKALRNDYNSNVEILLRNPQLDLLITEYPESILEAQGMFYQGSNMVVLNNPTETEMMLVRDIFDDSTVVIKKENDISIRRRGLIEDYTLGEDEPFSRVYLKEIGAI comes from the coding sequence ATGATTCAACATAAAAGCAACAGTTTAGTCCTGATTAATGCGAGAAAAACTGATGTATTTGATATTTTTAATTTCAAGCATTACGAGGGGTCTAACCCATATTTGGATACAAGGGCGCTAGTCTTTGATTTTGCTCTGATTGAGTCTAGACAACCCGTACCCATTGAAGAGTATATTTCCAGAATAGGCGATCGCTTTGGGCAACTACGAGAACAAACCTACCCATCCCATGCCCATCTGTTTGCCAGAGTTGCCTCCGAAGTCGGTAAGCTAGACATGGGTTTACACCTCAACCGTTGGAGTGTGAAACCATATGCAGATTATGCGCGAATTAGCATTCAATCGTTGCATGAAAGCACCACTAGAGCCGTAATTTACCTTGTCTGGGATTGGTTTGAAGCCATCAACCAAAACCAAAAATTCTTCTTTGATGAGAAACTGCTAACTATTCAGAAAAAGTTCCGTGATTCTGTCTACGGCGGCCCCACAGTTTACGCCCTATTGCGAACAGCTGATAAAAAAGGTATTCCCACCTTTTATCTGTGGTCAGAAGCACTAATGCAATATGGTTACGGCAAAAAACAAGTTCGTGGTATCGCCACAACCTTTGATTGCGATAGCCATCTAGATTCAGATTTCACCACCCGCAAAGATGAATGCAAAATATTTATGCAAACATTGGGTTTACCAGTACCAGAAGGTGATATTGTTTTTTCCGAAAAAGAAGCCTTGGAGGTAGCAAAAGAAATAGGTTACCCAGTTGCAGTTAAACCTGTAGTTGGTCACAAAGGAATAGGCGTTACAGCTGGTGTGCGAAATTCCAGAGAACTCGCATCTGCTTATAGTATTGCATTATTAGCAATTCCCGAAGACCAGCCAGCGCGGATAATTGTGGAAAAAAGCATTTCGGGAACAGACTTTCGCTTGTTGTGTGTTAATGGTAAATTTGTCGCCGCCATTGAACGCCGTCCCGCATCAGTTATAGGTGATGGTTACGCAACTATTGCAGAGTTAATCCGCAGAGAAAATCGCCAACCAGCACGCTTAGATACACCCACCTCGGCCATGTCTAAGATACAGTGTGATCAAGCAATGGAACTCTACCTGGACGAACAAGGTTTTTCCTTGAACAGTGTGATTAAAAAAGGACGCACTGTTTATCTTCGCAAAGTTGCCAATCTTTCAGCTGGAGGTATGAGCATTGATGCTACATCCACAATTCATGATGACAATATTATCTTAGCCCAAGACATCGCCCAACACTTCCGGCTAACTTGTCTAGGCATTGATGTCATTGCCGAAAACCTGTCAGAATCTTGGAAGTCAAATAGTAACTTCGCCATTCTGGAAATCAACGCCGCACCAGGAATTTTGATGCATCTTAATCCTGCTGTTGGTGAAAGTGTTGATGTACCTTCCCGCATCTTAGAAAGCTTTTTTGAATCTGGGGTAAATTCCAGGATACCCATTATTACCTTTAATAAAATTTCAGTTGCAGAATTGCAAGCAACAATTGACCATATTCTCTCGCAGCATCCTGACTGGATAATAGGTGCTGTTTGTCATGATGCCGTGTTTGTCAATCGGTCACAAAAAGCATTACGCAACGATTACAATAGTAACGTCGAAATTTTGCTGCGTAATCCCCAACTTGATTTACTAATTACCGAGTATCCAGAATCCATACTGGAAGCACAGGGAATGTTTTACCAGGGAAGTAACATGGTAGTTTTAAATAATCCCACAGAAACAGAGATGATGTTAGTGCGGGATATCTTCGATGATTCTACGGTGGTGATTAAGAAAGAAAACGACATTTCTATCCGTCGTCGTGGGTTGATTGAAGACTACACCTTGGGAGAAGATGAACCATTTAGTAGGGTGTATTTAAAAGAAATTGGCGCAATTTAA